In a single window of the Acidobacteriota bacterium genome:
- a CDS encoding DUF5916 domain-containing protein, whose amino-acid sequence MLQCRQGIEWQCGLRRVAIAALAAVFLWPLAIMADEGQGEVPEVRALRTAGEITLDGRLDEPIWQQAPKATGFTQRNPEPGAPISQHTEFQVVFSDTTLYVGIRADDDDAAGLVAREMQRDGSLFRDDGLVVLLDTFHDHRNTYMFETNPLGARTDALIADEGEMNNFQWDGLWRVGTSRGPEGWIAEFAIPFSTLRFDPSLDTWGLQIRRVVRRNNEFAFWAPIGLDANLFRVSRYGHLTGLELPEPSLNLQIMPFVTGAYRDNVDTGSDDETDAGLDIKWGLTRNFVLDLTYNTDFAEVEADALQVNLTRFSLFFPEKRDFFLENSGIFGFGPGAPVLGLFFSRRIGISPEGNPVPLEWGARLSGRAGGWNVGFLDAQTDAATFTDEDGEREVVPETNWGVLRVQRNLGERSTVGMMFTNIDTEDGSGDQRSYGLDANIKPTDRLTLSAFWARIEDDSAAGDASGSPQDGAWAAGAEAEWESDLWGWELEVQEIGEDFSPDFGFVRRNGIRRYRGELDWEPRPETPWILNYNFGTDIDVFTRLDDSLESLWASFRFFGIELETANEIFFFAEHSVEDLDEPFEIRPDIFIPVGRHEFSSLRGFWATNSSLPLSGFFAARFGEFFDGDRTGLEVTGRWRPNRFLRLETSWFYNDVELRGGDFSTTLLRQRMAVAFTPDMSLNGLLQYSDASESLGLNLRFRWTYRPGSDLFLVYNEGWDAPSLSDPMERERQVIFKLGYLF is encoded by the coding sequence ATGCTCCAGTGCCGGCAAGGCATCGAGTGGCAGTGTGGTTTGCGCCGGGTCGCCATCGCGGCTCTGGCGGCGGTCTTTCTCTGGCCCCTGGCCATCATGGCGGACGAAGGCCAGGGTGAGGTGCCCGAAGTCCGGGCCCTTCGGACCGCAGGCGAGATCACCCTCGACGGTCGCCTCGACGAACCCATCTGGCAGCAGGCGCCAAAGGCCACCGGCTTCACCCAGCGCAATCCCGAACCGGGAGCGCCGATCAGCCAGCACACCGAGTTCCAGGTGGTGTTCTCGGACACCACCCTCTATGTCGGCATCCGGGCCGACGACGACGATGCCGCCGGCCTGGTGGCGCGGGAGATGCAGCGCGATGGCTCGCTGTTTCGGGACGACGGCCTCGTGGTGCTCCTCGATACCTTCCACGATCACCGCAACACCTACATGTTCGAGACCAATCCCCTCGGAGCGCGCACCGATGCGCTGATCGCCGATGAAGGGGAGATGAACAATTTCCAGTGGGATGGCCTGTGGCGGGTCGGCACTTCACGCGGACCGGAAGGCTGGATCGCCGAGTTCGCGATTCCCTTCTCGACCCTGCGCTTCGATCCCAGCCTCGACACATGGGGCCTGCAGATTCGCCGCGTCGTGCGGCGCAACAACGAGTTCGCCTTCTGGGCTCCGATCGGCCTCGACGCCAACCTCTTCCGGGTCTCGCGCTATGGACACCTCACCGGTCTCGAGCTCCCCGAGCCCAGCCTCAACCTGCAGATCATGCCCTTCGTCACCGGCGCCTACCGGGACAACGTCGACACCGGCTCCGACGACGAGACCGACGCCGGCCTCGACATCAAGTGGGGGCTGACCCGCAACTTCGTCCTCGACCTCACCTACAACACCGACTTCGCCGAGGTCGAAGCCGATGCTCTGCAGGTCAATCTCACCCGCTTCTCCCTCTTCTTCCCCGAGAAGCGCGACTTCTTCCTCGAGAACTCGGGCATTTTCGGCTTTGGCCCCGGGGCCCCGGTCCTCGGACTGTTCTTCTCCCGTCGCATCGGCATCAGTCCGGAAGGCAACCCGGTACCCCTCGAGTGGGGTGCCCGTCTGTCAGGGAGGGCCGGCGGCTGGAACGTCGGCTTTCTCGACGCCCAGACGGACGCCGCCACCTTCACCGACGAGGACGGCGAGCGCGAGGTCGTTCCCGAGACCAACTGGGGCGTGCTGCGGGTGCAGCGCAACCTCGGCGAACGCTCGACGGTGGGAATGATGTTCACCAACATCGACACCGAGGACGGCAGCGGCGACCAGCGCTCCTACGGCCTCGACGCCAACATCAAGCCGACGGACCGCCTCACCCTGTCGGCCTTTTGGGCCCGCATCGAAGACGACTCCGCCGCGGGCGACGCCTCGGGATCACCGCAGGACGGCGCCTGGGCAGCCGGTGCAGAAGCCGAGTGGGAGAGCGACCTGTGGGGTTGGGAGCTCGAAGTCCAGGAGATCGGAGAGGACTTCTCCCCCGACTTCGGCTTCGTGCGCCGCAACGGCATTCGCCGCTATCGCGGCGAGCTCGACTGGGAGCCGCGCCCCGAGACGCCCTGGATCCTCAATTACAACTTCGGCACCGATATCGACGTCTTCACCCGCCTCGATGACAGCCTCGAAAGCCTCTGGGCCTCGTTCCGATTCTTCGGCATCGAGCTCGAAACGGCCAACGAGATCTTCTTCTTCGCCGAGCACTCCGTCGAGGATCTCGACGAGCCCTTCGAGATCCGGCCCGACATCTTCATTCCCGTCGGACGCCACGAATTCAGCTCCCTGCGCGGCTTCTGGGCCACCAACAGCAGCCTGCCCCTGTCGGGGTTCTTCGCGGCTCGCTTCGGCGAGTTCTTCGACGGCGATCGCACGGGCCTCGAGGTCACCGGCCGCTGGCGCCCAAATCGCTTCCTGCGCCTCGAGACGAGTTGGTTCTACAACGACGTCGAGCTTCGCGGCGGCGACTTCTCCACCACCTTGCTGCGGCAACGGATGGCCGTCGCCTTCACCCCGGATATGTCCTTGAACGGCCTGCTGCAGTACAGCGACGCCAGCGAATCCCTCGGCCTCAACCTGCGCTTTCGCTGGACCTACCGCCCCGGCTCGGACCTTTTCCTGGTCTACAACGAAGGCTGGGATGCGCCGTCCCTGAGCGACCCCATGGAGCGCGAGCGCCAGGTGATCTTCAAGCTCGGCTACCTGTTCTGA